From Mycolicibacterium nivoides, a single genomic window includes:
- the ssb gene encoding single-stranded DNA-binding protein, with the protein MPNAEITIQGNLTADPELRFLESGVAVAQFSVASTPRVKKGDEWVDGETLFLRATVWRELAEGAAEALRKGDSVVVIGKLKQRSFETREGEKRSVFEIDGEFVGKNVRKRRENGGGGYQSAASNDAPAW; encoded by the coding sequence GTGCCAAACGCTGAAATTACGATTCAGGGCAACCTTACCGCTGATCCGGAATTGCGGTTCCTTGAGTCGGGCGTGGCCGTCGCTCAGTTCTCGGTGGCTTCTACGCCTCGGGTTAAGAAGGGCGATGAGTGGGTGGACGGGGAGACGCTGTTCCTCCGTGCCACCGTGTGGCGCGAGCTGGCCGAGGGTGCGGCTGAGGCTCTGCGTAAGGGCGATTCGGTCGTGGTGATCGGCAAGCTCAAGCAGCGGTCGTTTGAGACCCGCGAGGGCGAGAAGCGGTCCGTGTTTGAAATCGACGGCGAGTTCGTCGGGAAGAACGTTCGTAAGCGTCGGGAGAACGGTGGCGGCGGCTATCAGTCTGCCGCGAGTAACGACGCTCCGGCCTGGTAG